From one Coffea eugenioides isolate CCC68of chromosome 11, Ceug_1.0, whole genome shotgun sequence genomic stretch:
- the LOC113753741 gene encoding uncharacterized protein LOC113753741, with protein MQRITQEFEKHLKLDEEDGKENEQEIESHGEDYEDYDDDEDEDDFSFAFDGVNFSTISAEDAFDNGQIRPVYPLFNRDILLGGGVGDGQDLETLRMMVFKATTSSSTADEEAVGPYCEWSKKVVEALTPKGCKKSSSTGFSKIWRFKDFVHRSNSNGRDAFVFLNHPTPSAAAPSAAAVSARKEEKAAEGVPLKKVNGNNGAVGVEAKKVKKVKKSKTAALSPHEVYMRSKAKEGDRRRSYLPYRPELVGLFTNVHGGGLTRNVHPF; from the exons ATCCCACGGTGAAGATTACGAAGattatgatgatgatgaagacgaagatgatttttcttttgcatttgaTGGCGTAAATTTCTCAACTATTTCAGCTGAGGACGCGTTTGATAACGGTCAGATCAGGCCGGTCTACCCCTTGTTCAACCGGGATATTCTGTTGGGTGGTGGTGTTGGTGACGGGCAGGATTTGGAGACTTTAAG GATGATGGTTTTCAAAGCAACGACATCGTCCTCGACGGCCGATGAGGAAGCAGTGGGACCCTATTGTGAGTGGTCGAAGAAGGTGGTGGAGGCGCTGACGCCGAAGGGTTGTAAGAAGAGTAGCTCAACGGGGTTTTCGAAGATTTGGAGGTTTAAGGATTTTGTGCATAGGAGTAACAGTAATGGGAGAGATGCGTTTGTTTTCTTGAACCACCCGACGCCGTCAGCGGCGGCTCCTTCTGCTGCGGCGGTGAGCGCGAGGAAGGAAGAGAAGGCGGCCGAGGGTGTACCGTTAAAGAAAGTCAACGGGAACAATGGGGCCGTTGGAGTGGAAGCAAAAAAGgtgaagaaagtgaagaagagTAAAACGGCGGCGTTATCACCTCATGAGGTGTATATGAGGAGTAAAGCCAAAGAAGGCGACCGCCGGCGTTCGTATCTCCCTTACCGGCCGGAGCTTGTTGGTTTATTcactaatgtccatggtggtgGTCTGACAAGGAACGTGCATCCCTTCTAA